Proteins from a single region of Streptomyces sp. HUAS 15-9:
- a CDS encoding DUF742 domain-containing protein — MTPPQRKRRHPRPEPPPPPLVLPTAGDQEGEEKNPERLYVIAGGADGGRAELDLVTLIVARADPPPSIAPEQAALLRLCTSPLSVAELSAYLNLPFSVVTVLITELITAELVQARAPIVRQALPDRSILEAVMHGLQKL, encoded by the coding sequence ATGACTCCTCCGCAGCGCAAAAGGCGACACCCCAGGCCGGAACCGCCCCCGCCGCCCCTGGTGCTCCCCACCGCCGGGGATCAGGAGGGGGAGGAGAAGAACCCCGAACGGCTGTATGTCATCGCCGGCGGCGCCGACGGCGGGCGCGCCGAACTCGACCTGGTGACGCTGATCGTGGCGCGCGCCGATCCACCGCCGTCCATCGCACCGGAGCAGGCGGCGCTGCTCCGGCTCTGTACCTCCCCCCTGTCCGTGGCCGAACTCTCGGCCTATCTCAACCTGCCGTTCAGCGTGGTGACGGTGCTGATCACCGAACTGATCACGGCCGAACTGGTACAGGCGCGCGCCCCGATCGTCCGTCAGGCGCTCCCCGACCGTTCCATCCTCGAAGCGGTGATGCATGGACTTCAAAAGCTCTGA
- a CDS encoding helix-turn-helix domain-containing protein, which translates to MGDHKEQQPVRVGAAVRRRRRALELTLAVVSERSGLSVPFLSQIENDRARPSTGSLEKVADALRTTAVELLAAADPACSVDVVCSDSPEQDFTPRVRSLVRGHHQLHASEFTGDHDAGREFQHRNDELMYVADGAVEIEAEGRAYRLGRGDTLYLTGGVRHRWRATVPDTRVVVVAVAEHIEAVQDRSR; encoded by the coding sequence ATGGGCGACCACAAAGAACAACAGCCCGTGCGGGTGGGCGCGGCCGTCCGGCGGCGACGCCGTGCGCTGGAGCTCACCCTCGCCGTCGTATCCGAGCGCAGCGGACTGTCGGTGCCCTTCCTGAGCCAGATCGAGAACGACCGGGCACGCCCCAGCACAGGCTCCCTGGAGAAGGTCGCCGACGCCCTGCGTACGACGGCCGTCGAACTCCTCGCCGCCGCCGACCCCGCCTGCAGCGTCGACGTCGTGTGCTCCGACAGCCCCGAGCAGGACTTCACGCCCCGGGTGCGTTCCCTGGTCCGCGGCCACCATCAGCTGCACGCCTCGGAGTTCACCGGCGACCATGACGCCGGACGTGAATTCCAGCACCGCAACGACGAGTTGATGTACGTCGCCGACGGCGCCGTGGAGATCGAGGCGGAGGGGCGCGCCTACCGGCTCGGCCGCGGCGACACCCTCTACCTCACGGGCGGGGTCCGGCACCGCTGGCGGGCCACGGTGCCCGACACCCGCGTGGTCGTCGTGGCGGTGGCCGAGCACATCGAGGCGGTCCAGGACCGGTCCCGCTAG
- a CDS encoding roadblock/LC7 domain-containing protein produces MIQQRTNFDWMLKDLADGVPGIEMIVVLSSDGLRIARHGGDPDAADRLAAACAGVQSLAGAVAQELPGSSGEMKLVVIEIDAGYFYLMSAGANAYLAVLADVVCEPGRMSGRMRDLVVRIGAHLTSPPRRNGQTV; encoded by the coding sequence GTGATCCAGCAGCGAACGAACTTCGATTGGATGCTCAAGGATCTCGCCGACGGCGTACCGGGCATCGAGATGATTGTGGTGCTGTCGTCCGACGGGCTGCGCATCGCCCGCCACGGCGGTGACCCCGACGCCGCCGACCGCCTCGCCGCGGCCTGCGCGGGAGTGCAGAGCCTCGCGGGTGCCGTCGCCCAGGAACTCCCCGGCAGCAGCGGTGAGATGAAACTGGTCGTCATCGAGATCGACGCCGGCTACTTCTATCTCATGTCGGCCGGTGCCAACGCCTATCTCGCCGTGCTCGCCGACGTGGTCTGCGAGCCCGGCCGGATGAGTGGCCGGATGCGTGACCTCGTCGTCCGTATCGGCGCCCATCTCACCAGTCCGCCCCGGCGGAACGGGCAGACCGTATGA
- a CDS encoding sensor histidine kinase, whose translation MVSVQSPPGGRELPLARVLLLPAIVMAAATGAAVALVAGPARAAVGWCGAVATVLVTATAAEALRRGRRLKSMRAEHARHTAYLERRIAAHDEEWVRFSEDIVPTALYRVRAGESPREAILAVLDADPELRQVPDSRRRLLRIVLKGVDDEISMRDAAQRSFVNIAQRVQAIVHQQANELREMEEDHGRNPEVFDDLLRLDHGTALIGRLADSISVLGGGRPGRQWPNPVALYSVLRGAMSRILEYRRIDLASIAKVNIKGTCVEPVIHAAAELLDNATRYSPPQTKVHVTATEVQTGVAIEIEDGGVSLSEESRARVEGMLEHAMAGVDLDDLGESPRLGLAVVGRLCSAYNMQVSLRSSAYGGVRAVLIVPSNMMTTEPAPGLAHGIGATAVPKAELGALEGPKRPPKKRRPTSPRIPAGISMEDDVPVVTEWTEGGLPQRRSKMKISLTQRYAEQAAIEKAEREGKPTIWSQPKPEPEPEPEVDPEREKLRNREPGMWVEAFWEGLKEGNPGVHPTDFTRNPTAYMHLIEKPAPSEADDEGDLK comes from the coding sequence ATGGTGAGTGTGCAATCGCCTCCCGGTGGCCGTGAACTTCCCCTTGCGCGCGTGCTGTTGCTGCCGGCCATAGTGATGGCCGCGGCGACCGGGGCCGCCGTCGCCCTCGTGGCGGGGCCGGCCCGGGCCGCCGTCGGCTGGTGCGGAGCCGTCGCCACGGTGCTGGTGACCGCGACGGCGGCCGAAGCGCTACGACGCGGACGGCGCCTGAAGAGCATGCGGGCCGAGCACGCCCGTCACACCGCGTATCTGGAGCGCCGCATCGCGGCCCACGACGAGGAGTGGGTCCGGTTCAGCGAGGACATCGTGCCGACCGCGCTCTACCGGGTGCGCGCCGGAGAATCCCCCCGAGAGGCGATTCTCGCGGTCCTCGACGCCGACCCCGAACTGCGTCAGGTCCCCGACTCGCGGCGCCGCCTGCTGCGCATCGTGCTCAAGGGCGTGGACGACGAGATCTCCATGCGCGACGCCGCGCAGCGCTCCTTCGTCAACATCGCCCAGCGCGTGCAGGCCATCGTCCACCAGCAGGCCAATGAACTGCGGGAGATGGAGGAGGACCACGGCCGCAACCCCGAGGTCTTCGACGACCTGCTGCGCCTGGACCACGGCACCGCGCTGATCGGCCGCCTCGCCGACTCCATCTCGGTCCTCGGCGGCGGCCGCCCCGGCCGTCAGTGGCCCAACCCCGTCGCCCTGTACAGCGTGCTGCGCGGCGCCATGTCCCGGATCCTGGAGTACCGGCGCATCGATTTGGCCTCCATCGCCAAGGTCAACATCAAGGGCACCTGCGTCGAGCCGGTCATCCACGCCGCCGCCGAACTCCTCGACAACGCCACCCGCTACTCGCCGCCGCAGACCAAGGTGCATGTCACCGCCACCGAGGTGCAGACCGGTGTGGCCATCGAGATCGAGGACGGTGGCGTCAGCCTCAGCGAGGAGTCCCGCGCCCGGGTCGAGGGCATGCTGGAGCACGCCATGGCCGGTGTCGACCTCGACGACCTCGGCGAGAGCCCCCGTCTCGGCCTCGCCGTCGTGGGCCGGCTCTGCTCGGCGTACAACATGCAGGTCTCGCTGCGCTCCTCGGCGTACGGCGGTGTCCGCGCCGTCCTCATCGTGCCCAGCAACATGATGACCACCGAACCCGCCCCCGGACTCGCGCACGGCATCGGCGCCACCGCCGTGCCCAAGGCCGAACTGGGCGCCCTGGAAGGCCCCAAGCGCCCGCCCAAGAAGCGCCGCCCCACCAGCCCGCGCATCCCCGCCGGGATCTCCATGGAGGACGACGTCCCCGTCGTCACCGAGTGGACGGAGGGCGGCCTGCCGCAGCGCCGGAGCAAGATGAAGATCTCGCTGACCCAGCGATACGCCGAGCAGGCCGCCATCGAAAAGGCCGAACGCGAGGGAAAGCCGACCATCTGGTCGCAGCCCAAGCCCGAGCCCGAACCCGAGCCAGAGGTCGACCCCGAGCGCGAAAAGCTGCGCAACCGCGAGCCCGGCATGTGGGTCGAGGCCTTCTGGGAGGGTCTCAAGGAGGGCAACCCGGGTGTCCACCCGACCGACTTCACGCGCAATCCCACCGCATACATGCACCTGATCGAGAAGCCGGCCCCCAGCGAGGCCGACGACGAGGGGGACCTCAAGTGA
- a CDS encoding 5'-3' exonuclease, producing MRGVTGRLMLLDTASLYFRAYFGVPDSVKAPDGTPVNAVRGLLDFIDRLVKDHRPDSLVACMDADWRPRWRVDLIPSYKAHRVAEEHEAGPDEEEVPDTLSPQVPVIEDVLDALGIARVGVAGYEADDVIGTFTARTEGPIDIVTGDRDLYQLVDDARGVRVLYPLKGVGTLQMTDEALLREKYGVDGSGYADLALLRGDPSDGLPGVPGIGEKTAAKLLAEFGDLAGIMAAVDDPKAKLTPSQRKRLDEARPYVAVAPKVVRVAADVPLPDVDTTLPCTPRDPAGLDRLAVRWGLGGSLHRLLTTLEA from the coding sequence ATGCGAGGCGTGACCGGACGACTGATGCTCCTCGACACCGCCTCGCTGTACTTCCGCGCCTACTTCGGCGTCCCCGACTCGGTGAAGGCACCGGACGGCACTCCGGTGAACGCCGTGCGCGGGCTGCTGGACTTCATCGACCGGCTGGTCAAGGACCACCGGCCCGACAGCCTGGTGGCCTGCATGGACGCCGACTGGCGGCCGCGGTGGCGGGTCGACCTGATCCCCTCCTACAAGGCGCACCGGGTGGCCGAGGAGCACGAGGCGGGACCCGACGAGGAGGAGGTGCCGGACACCCTCTCCCCGCAGGTGCCGGTCATCGAGGACGTGCTGGACGCGCTGGGCATCGCGCGGGTCGGAGTGGCGGGGTACGAGGCCGACGACGTGATCGGTACGTTCACCGCGCGCACCGAAGGGCCGATCGACATCGTCACCGGTGACCGCGACCTGTACCAACTGGTGGACGACGCGCGCGGGGTGCGGGTGCTTTACCCCCTCAAGGGCGTGGGCACCCTGCAGATGACCGACGAGGCCCTGCTGCGCGAGAAGTACGGGGTGGACGGCAGCGGGTACGCGGACCTGGCGCTGCTGCGCGGCGACCCGAGCGACGGACTGCCCGGTGTACCCGGCATCGGCGAGAAGACGGCCGCCAAGCTGCTGGCCGAGTTCGGCGACCTGGCCGGGATCATGGCGGCGGTCGACGACCCGAAGGCGAAGCTCACACCGTCGCAGCGCAAGCGCCTCGACGAGGCCCGGCCGTATGTCGCCGTCGCGCCGAAGGTCGTCCGGGTGGCCGCGGACGTACCGCTGCCGGACGTCGACACGACGCTGCCGTGCACACCGCGCGACCCTGCGGGGCTGGACCGGCTGGCGGTGCGCTGGGGCCTGGGCGGTTCCCTGCACCGGCTGCTGACGACGCTGGAGGCCTGA
- a CDS encoding siderophore-interacting protein yields the protein MAERPGRRPRRAHSAQVVRTQRLSPHMQRVVLGGDGLAGFAADTCTDHYVKLLFGPEGVTYPEPFDLQRIQQEFPREQWPVTRTYTVRDWDPETHELTLDFVVHGDEGLAGPWALRARPGDVVRFMGPGGAYAPDAKADWHLLVGDESALPAIARSLEALPEGAKAIALVEVSGPEEEQKIDSDVEIVWLHRGYRPIGETLVEAVRALEFPKGRVHAFVHGEASFVKELRRLLRVEREIPREDLSISGYWRLGHNEDGWQASKREWNARIEAEQEGGSAAAA from the coding sequence ATGGCAGAGCGCCCGGGACGCAGGCCGCGCAGGGCCCATTCCGCCCAGGTCGTTCGCACGCAACGGCTGAGCCCGCATATGCAGCGTGTGGTTCTCGGCGGTGACGGCCTCGCGGGCTTCGCGGCGGACACCTGCACCGACCATTATGTGAAGCTCCTGTTCGGCCCCGAAGGCGTGACCTATCCGGAGCCCTTCGACCTGCAGCGCATTCAGCAGGAGTTCCCGCGCGAGCAGTGGCCGGTGACCCGGACGTACACCGTGCGCGACTGGGACCCCGAGACCCATGAGCTCACCCTTGACTTCGTGGTCCACGGCGACGAGGGCCTGGCCGGCCCGTGGGCGCTGCGGGCACGACCGGGCGACGTCGTACGGTTCATGGGTCCCGGCGGCGCCTACGCACCGGACGCGAAGGCCGACTGGCATCTGCTCGTCGGCGACGAGAGCGCGCTGCCCGCGATCGCCCGCTCCCTGGAGGCGCTGCCCGAGGGCGCCAAGGCCATTGCCCTCGTGGAGGTTTCCGGTCCCGAGGAGGAACAGAAGATCGACTCCGACGTGGAGATCGTCTGGCTGCACCGCGGGTACCGGCCGATCGGCGAGACCCTGGTGGAGGCCGTGCGGGCGCTGGAGTTCCCCAAGGGCCGGGTGCACGCGTTCGTGCACGGCGAGGCGAGCTTCGTGAAGGAGCTGCGCCGGCTGCTGCGGGTCGAGCGCGAGATCCCGCGCGAGGACCTGTCGATCTCCGGCTACTGGCGCCTGGGCCACAACGAGGACGGCTGGCAGGCCTCCAAGCGGGAGTGGAACGCTCGCATCGAGGCGGAGCAGGAGGGCGGCTCGGCGGCCGCCGCGTGA
- the tatA gene encoding Sec-independent protein translocase subunit TatA yields the protein MFRNGLEPWHLLILVVVILLVFGSKKLPDMARSLGKSARILKSEAKAMKEDGKQPGTAESAQSTEEPAPAQRTIQAAPGDVTSSRPVNEPTDTTQR from the coding sequence ATGTTCCGCAACGGACTTGAGCCGTGGCACCTGCTGATCCTCGTGGTGGTCATCCTCCTCGTGTTCGGTTCCAAGAAGCTGCCGGACATGGCGCGCTCGCTCGGCAAGTCCGCCCGCATCCTCAAGAGCGAGGCGAAGGCGATGAAGGAGGACGGCAAGCAGCCCGGAACCGCCGAGTCAGCCCAGTCCACCGAGGAGCCCGCTCCCGCTCAGCGTACGATCCAGGCCGCGCCCGGCGACGTGACCAGCTCCCGCCCGGTCAACGAGCCGACGGACACGACCCAGCGCTGA
- a CDS encoding GTP-binding protein, giving the protein MDFKSSDTVPGPRTEDHLPHTAQAAVKIVIVGGFGVGKTTMVGSVSEIRPLTTEETMTQAGVGVDDNYGSDTKTATTVAMDFGRISITERLVLYLFGTPGQERFWFLWNGLFEGALGAVVLADTRRLEVSFDVIGRLEERGVPFIVAVNSFPDAPRYPVEELRTALDLAPDIPIVECDARRRASSRDVLMTLMHFLHSLAMAGVLT; this is encoded by the coding sequence ATGGACTTCAAAAGCTCTGACACCGTCCCCGGTCCACGTACGGAGGACCATCTGCCGCACACGGCCCAGGCGGCGGTGAAGATCGTCATCGTGGGCGGTTTCGGGGTCGGCAAGACCACCATGGTCGGCTCGGTCAGCGAGATCAGGCCGCTGACCACCGAGGAGACCATGACCCAGGCCGGTGTCGGCGTCGACGACAACTACGGCTCCGACACGAAGACGGCCACCACCGTCGCCATGGACTTCGGCCGCATCAGCATCACCGAGCGACTGGTGCTCTATCTCTTCGGCACCCCCGGCCAGGAGCGCTTCTGGTTTCTGTGGAACGGGCTGTTCGAGGGGGCGCTCGGCGCGGTCGTCCTGGCCGACACCCGCCGCCTGGAGGTCAGCTTCGACGTCATAGGGCGCCTGGAGGAGCGCGGCGTGCCCTTCATCGTGGCCGTCAACTCCTTCCCGGACGCGCCCCGTTATCCCGTCGAGGAACTGCGTACGGCACTCGACCTCGCTCCCGACATCCCCATCGTGGAGTGCGACGCACGCCGCCGGGCCTCCAGCCGCGACGTCCTGATGACCCTGATGCACTTCCTGCACTCGCTCGCCATGGCCGGCGTGCTCACCTGA
- the tatC gene encoding twin-arginine translocase subunit TatC: MPKSARKKERDPEGRMPLADHLRELRNRLAKGVLAILVVTIVAAFFYRDIIDVITKPMLDEIGCTQSFGELANAKNAHCAHITISGLLAPFTLALKVALMAGVVLASPVWLYQLWAFVAPGLHRNEKKYAYAFVGFGFPLFLTGGYLAFHVLPTTAKVMIGLTPDGAENLLPLDDLLDLVTRMIVVFGLAFEMPLLLIMLNLTGVLSGRRMLGWWRGMVVGITVFAAVATPSPDPMTMLALAAPIWALYFIAVGGSLLNDRRRARREAEGPGDDEASDLDLTPEDIGEVEAVSATRALPEQAGPDRVNGYDDVT; encoded by the coding sequence TTGCCCAAGTCTGCCCGCAAAAAGGAGAGGGATCCCGAGGGCCGGATGCCACTCGCGGATCACTTGCGTGAGCTGCGCAACCGGCTTGCCAAGGGCGTCCTGGCGATCCTCGTCGTCACGATCGTCGCGGCCTTCTTCTACCGGGACATCATCGATGTCATCACCAAGCCGATGCTCGACGAGATCGGCTGCACCCAGTCCTTCGGGGAACTGGCCAACGCCAAGAACGCGCACTGCGCGCACATCACCATCAGCGGCCTGCTGGCACCGTTCACCCTGGCCCTGAAGGTCGCCCTGATGGCCGGTGTCGTGCTCGCGTCGCCGGTCTGGCTGTACCAGCTGTGGGCGTTCGTCGCGCCAGGCCTGCACCGCAACGAGAAGAAGTACGCCTACGCCTTCGTCGGCTTCGGCTTCCCGCTCTTCCTCACCGGTGGCTACCTCGCGTTCCACGTGCTGCCCACCACGGCCAAGGTGATGATCGGCCTCACACCCGACGGCGCCGAGAACCTGTTGCCGCTGGACGACCTGCTGGACCTGGTCACCCGCATGATCGTCGTCTTCGGCCTCGCCTTCGAGATGCCGTTGCTGCTGATCATGCTGAACCTCACCGGCGTGCTGTCCGGGCGGCGCATGCTGGGCTGGTGGCGCGGCATGGTCGTCGGTATCACCGTCTTCGCGGCCGTGGCCACACCGAGCCCCGACCCGATGACGATGCTGGCGCTGGCGGCACCGATCTGGGCGCTCTACTTCATCGCGGTCGGCGGCTCGCTGCTCAACGACCGGCGTCGGGCCCGCCGCGAAGCCGAGGGCCCCGGCGACGACGAGGCCTCCGACCTGGATCTCACCCCCGAGGACATCGGCGAGGTCGAGGCCGTCTCCGCCACCCGGGCACTGCCCGAGCAGGCGGGCCCGGACCGGGTCAACGGCTACGACGACGTGACCTGA
- a CDS encoding RluA family pseudouridine synthase: protein MRRKTRTPPSPLPQREGVDPVRVRLPMAGSWATVGEHLVERLSGAGPGVVEAMLDAGRIVGADGLAVAADAPYVPGMFVWFQRELAAEVPVPFPLTVVYRDAHVVVADKPHFLATTPRGSHVTETALARLRRELDLPELSAAHRLDRLTAGLVLFTVRPAERGAYQTLFRDRLVRKEYEAVAPYDPALALPRTVRSRIVKERGVMAAREVEGEPNAVTRAELIEHREGDGLGRYRLTPDTGQTHQLRVHMNALGVPVLGDPLYPEVTGPVPAGDFRRPLQLLARRLEFTDPVTGVEHRFSSGRVLEAWSSYARWAGQ from the coding sequence ATGAGACGCAAGACCCGCACCCCGCCCTCCCCCCTGCCCCAGCGCGAGGGGGTGGACCCGGTGCGGGTGCGGCTGCCCATGGCCGGGTCCTGGGCCACCGTGGGCGAGCATCTGGTGGAGCGGCTGTCCGGGGCCGGGCCCGGGGTCGTCGAGGCGATGCTGGACGCGGGGCGGATCGTCGGGGCCGACGGGCTGGCGGTGGCGGCCGACGCCCCCTATGTGCCGGGGATGTTCGTGTGGTTCCAACGGGAGCTCGCCGCCGAGGTGCCGGTGCCTTTCCCGCTGACGGTGGTGTACCGCGACGCGCATGTCGTCGTGGCCGACAAACCGCACTTCCTCGCCACCACACCGCGAGGCAGCCATGTCACCGAGACCGCGCTGGCTCGGCTGCGGCGGGAGCTGGACCTTCCGGAGCTCTCCGCGGCGCACCGGCTGGACCGGCTCACGGCCGGACTGGTGCTGTTCACGGTGCGGCCCGCGGAGCGCGGCGCGTACCAGACGCTGTTCCGCGACCGGCTGGTGCGCAAGGAGTACGAGGCCGTCGCCCCGTACGACCCCGCGCTCGCCCTGCCCCGCACCGTGCGCAGCCGGATCGTGAAGGAGCGCGGGGTCATGGCCGCGCGGGAGGTCGAGGGCGAACCCAACGCGGTGACGCGGGCCGAGCTGATCGAGCACCGGGAGGGCGACGGCCTGGGGCGCTACCGGCTGACCCCCGACACCGGGCAGACCCATCAGCTGCGGGTGCATATGAACGCCCTGGGCGTGCCCGTCCTCGGCGATCCGCTGTATCCGGAGGTGACCGGCCCCGTGCCGGCCGGTGACTTCCGGCGTCCGCTCCAACTGCTGGCGCGAAGGCTGGAGTTCACCGATCCGGTCACGGGTGTGGAGCACCGGTTCTCCAGCGGGCGGGTGCTGGAGGCCTGGTCCTCGTATGCGCGGTGGGCCGGTCAGTGA
- a CDS encoding DEAD/DEAH box helicase gives MIVLLSVRPGTLESTMTEDLSPAERYAAARRRAAEQATALASFREMYDFGLDPFQIEACQALEAGKGVLVAAPTGSGKTIVGEFAVHLALMQGKKCFYTTPIKALSNQKYADLCRRYGTGMVGLLTGDNSVNPDASVVVMTTEVLRNMLYAGSQTLLGLGHVVMDEVHYLSDRFRGAVWEEVIIHLPESVTLVSLSATVSNAEEFGDWLDTVRGDTEVIVSEHRPVPLFQHVLAGRRMYDLFEEGEGHKKAVNPDLARLARMEASRPSYQDRRRGRAMREADRERERRQRSRVWTPGRPEVIERLDAEGLLPAITFIFSRAACEAAVQQCLYAGLRLNDEEAREQVRALVEERTASIPSEDLHVLGYYEWLEGLERGIAAHHAGMLPTFKEVVEELFVRGLVKAVFATETLALGINMPARSVVLEKLVKWNGEQHADITPGEYTQLTGRAGRRGIDVEGHAVVLWQRGMSPEHLAGLAGTRTYPLRSSFKPSYNMAVNLVDQFGRHRSRELLETSFAQFQADKSVVGISRQVQRNEEGLEGYKASMSCHLGDFEEYARLRRELKDRETELARQGVAQRRAEAAVALEKLKPGDVIHVPTGKYAGLALVLDPGLPAGRSNGHRGFEHHDGPRPLVLTAERQVKRLASMDFPVPVEPLERMRIPKSFNPRSPQSRRDLASALRTKAGHIPPERARKKRSQAADDREIARLRTALRAHPCHGCNDREDHARWAERYHRLLRDTSQLERRIEGRTNTIARTFDRIVALLTELDYLRSDEVTQHGKRLARLYGELDLLASECLREGVWEGLGPAELAACVSALVYEARVGDDAMAPKLPSGKAKAALGEMVRIWGRLDALEEEFRITQTEGVGQREPDLGFAWAAYMWASGKGLDEVLREAEMPAGDFVRWCKQVIDVLGQISAASPAEGSTVAKVARKAVDQLLRGVVAYSSVG, from the coding sequence ATGATCGTCCTGTTGTCAGTGCGGCCCGGTACGCTCGAAAGCACGATGACAGAGGACCTCTCACCGGCCGAGCGGTATGCGGCGGCCCGCAGGCGGGCTGCCGAGCAGGCCACCGCGCTCGCATCCTTCCGCGAGATGTACGACTTCGGCCTCGACCCCTTCCAGATCGAGGCCTGCCAGGCGCTCGAAGCGGGGAAGGGCGTGCTGGTGGCCGCCCCCACCGGCTCCGGCAAGACGATCGTGGGCGAGTTCGCCGTCCACCTCGCCCTGATGCAGGGCAAGAAGTGCTTCTACACGACACCGATCAAGGCGCTGTCGAACCAGAAGTACGCCGACCTGTGCCGCCGCTACGGCACGGGCATGGTCGGCCTCCTCACCGGCGACAACAGCGTCAACCCCGACGCCTCGGTGGTCGTGATGACCACCGAGGTGCTGCGGAACATGCTCTACGCCGGTTCCCAGACCCTCCTGGGCCTCGGCCATGTGGTCATGGACGAGGTGCACTACCTCTCCGACCGCTTCCGGGGCGCGGTGTGGGAAGAGGTGATCATCCACCTGCCCGAGTCGGTGACCCTGGTGTCCCTGTCGGCGACCGTGTCCAACGCCGAGGAGTTCGGCGACTGGCTCGACACGGTCCGCGGTGACACCGAGGTGATCGTCTCCGAGCACCGGCCGGTGCCGCTGTTCCAGCACGTGCTCGCCGGGCGCCGGATGTACGACCTGTTCGAGGAGGGCGAGGGCCACAAGAAGGCCGTCAACCCCGACCTCGCCCGGCTGGCCCGCATGGAGGCCAGCCGGCCCTCCTACCAGGACCGCAGACGCGGCCGCGCGATGCGCGAGGCCGACCGTGAGCGGGAGCGCAGACAGCGCTCGCGCGTATGGACGCCGGGTCGGCCCGAGGTCATCGAGCGGCTCGACGCCGAGGGCCTGCTGCCCGCGATCACCTTCATCTTCAGCCGCGCGGCCTGCGAGGCCGCCGTCCAGCAGTGTCTGTACGCGGGGCTCAGGCTCAACGACGAGGAGGCGCGGGAACAGGTCCGCGCCCTCGTCGAGGAGCGCACCGCCTCCATCCCCTCCGAGGATCTGCACGTCCTCGGCTACTACGAGTGGCTGGAGGGCCTGGAGCGCGGTATCGCCGCCCACCACGCGGGCATGCTCCCGACCTTCAAGGAGGTCGTCGAGGAGCTGTTCGTGCGCGGACTGGTCAAGGCCGTGTTCGCGACCGAGACGCTCGCCCTCGGCATCAACATGCCGGCCCGTTCGGTGGTGCTGGAGAAGCTCGTCAAGTGGAACGGCGAGCAGCACGCCGACATCACCCCCGGTGAGTACACCCAGCTGACCGGCCGCGCGGGCCGCCGCGGCATCGACGTCGAGGGTCACGCGGTGGTGCTCTGGCAGCGCGGGATGAGCCCCGAGCACCTGGCGGGGCTTGCGGGTACGCGCACGTATCCGCTGCGCTCCAGCTTCAAGCCGTCGTACAACATGGCGGTCAACCTCGTCGACCAGTTCGGCCGGCACCGCTCGCGCGAGCTGCTGGAGACCTCCTTCGCACAGTTCCAGGCCGACAAGTCGGTCGTCGGGATCTCCCGGCAGGTGCAGCGCAACGAGGAGGGCCTGGAGGGCTACAAGGCCTCCATGAGCTGCCACCTCGGCGACTTCGAGGAGTACGCGCGACTGCGTCGCGAGCTCAAGGACCGCGAGACCGAACTGGCCCGGCAGGGCGTGGCCCAGCGCCGCGCCGAGGCGGCCGTCGCCCTGGAGAAGCTGAAGCCGGGCGACGTCATCCATGTACCGACGGGCAAGTACGCGGGTCTGGCGCTGGTGCTGGACCCCGGCCTGCCCGCGGGGCGTTCCAACGGCCACCGTGGCTTCGAGCACCACGACGGCCCGCGCCCGCTGGTCCTGACCGCCGAGCGGCAGGTCAAGCGGCTGGCGTCGATGGACTTCCCGGTGCCCGTCGAGCCGCTGGAGCGGATGCGGATCCCGAAGTCCTTCAACCCGCGCTCCCCGCAGTCCCGCCGGGACCTCGCGTCCGCGCTGCGCACCAAGGCCGGGCACATCCCGCCGGAGCGGGCCCGCAAGAAGCGCTCGCAGGCCGCCGACGACCGGGAGATCGCCCGGCTGCGCACCGCGCTGCGCGCTCACCCCTGCCACGGCTGCAACGACCGTGAGGACCACGCCCGTTGGGCCGAGCGCTACCACCGGCTGCTGCGCGACACCTCGCAGCTCGAGCGGCGCATCGAGGGCCGTACGAACACGATCGCCCGCACCTTCGACCGGATCGTGGCGCTGCTGACCGAGCTCGACTACCTGCGCAGCGACGAGGTCACCCAGCACGGCAAGCGGCTTGCGCGGCTGTACGGCGAGCTGGACCTGCTGGCGAGCGAGTGCCTGCGCGAGGGCGTCTGGGAGGGCCTGGGGCCCGCCGAACTCGCCGCGTGCGTCTCCGCGTTGGTGTACGAGGCGCGGGTCGGCGACGACGCCATGGCGCCGAAGCTGCCCTCGGGCAAGGCGAAGGCCGCGCTCGGCGAGATGGTCCGCATCTGGGGCCGGCTCGACGCGCTGGAGGAGGAGTTCCGGATCACCCAGACCGAGGGCGTCGGCCAGCGCGAGCCCGACCTCGGTTTCGCCTGGGCCGCGTACATGTGGGCCTCGGGGAAGGGCCTCGACGAGGTGCTGCGGGAGGCGGAGATGCCGGCGGGCGACTTCGTACGGTGGTGCAAGCAGGTGATCGATGTGCTGGGCCAGATCTCGGCGGCGTCTCCTGCCGAGGGCTCGACCGTGGCCAAGGTGGCGCGCAAGGCGGTTGATCAGTTGCTGCGGGGGGTTGTCGCCTACTCGTCGGTGGGGTGA